A portion of the Treponema rectale genome contains these proteins:
- a CDS encoding SAM-dependent methyltransferase, with protein MAFQIQNLEGSALLAFPEKKSMLLSELTRRFSAPLKDAVHYGDLIYLKDFNEVPYFARTVMKKPFLVKFDSIGDAAAALKNIQRSWAPYQYTCFRRGQLIQEKLPYVNLKNRNFPVKIPSSPIGLYTLIDEHTMIASAETTSPLPAGSLIFNEDHENPPSRAYLKIQESLSLASYFFNTELPGEGSRCFEAGACPGGWTYVLVNLGSEVYAVDRAPLADSLMNNPKVKFEAHDAFTLLPEQIGECDWVFSDVICYPERLLSWIKLWLESGRTKKMICTIKMQGEIDWDLVKEFASIPSSRVVHLGYNKHELTFIHVEP; from the coding sequence ATGGCATTTCAGATACAGAACCTTGAAGGAAGTGCCCTCCTTGCTTTTCCTGAAAAAAAATCCATGCTCCTCTCGGAACTTACCCGCCGTTTTTCCGCACCGTTAAAAGATGCCGTGCATTACGGTGATTTGATTTATCTTAAGGATTTTAATGAAGTGCCTTATTTTGCCCGTACGGTGATGAAAAAGCCTTTTCTGGTGAAATTTGATTCCATCGGGGATGCTGCGGCTGCTTTAAAAAACATACAGCGCTCATGGGCTCCCTATCAGTATACCTGCTTCAGGCGGGGACAGCTTATTCAGGAAAAACTTCCCTACGTAAACCTTAAGAACCGTAATTTTCCTGTAAAGATTCCCTCATCTCCCATCGGTCTTTATACATTGATTGACGAACATACTATGATTGCTTCTGCAGAAACAACAAGTCCTCTTCCTGCAGGAAGCCTTATATTCAATGAAGACCATGAAAATCCTCCCAGCCGGGCGTATCTTAAGATTCAGGAGAGTCTTTCCCTTGCTTCTTATTTTTTTAATACGGAACTTCCGGGTGAAGGTTCCCGGTGTTTTGAGGCAGGTGCATGTCCCGGCGGCTGGACTTATGTTCTCGTAAATTTAGGTTCAGAGGTTTATGCCGTAGACAGGGCTCCTCTTGCAGACAGCCTGATGAATAATCCTAAAGTTAAGTTTGAAGCTCATGATGCCTTTACCCTTCTGCCTGAACAGATAGGTGAATGTGACTGGGTTTTCAGTGACGTCATCTGCTATCCGGAACGTCTTCTGTCCTGGATAAAACTCTGGCTTGAAAGCGGTCGTACAAAAAAAATGATCTGTACGATAAAAATGCAGGGCGAAATTGACTGGGATCTTGTAAAGGAATTCGCATCAATTCCGTCCAGCAGGGTCGTACACTTAGGCTACAATAAGCATGAACTTACTTTCATTCATGTTGAGCCTTAG
- a CDS encoding PilZ domain-containing protein — protein MKKEHRADERFDEVGRVTAEEISAFPGMLDDISLSGCRVHFPVNTTVDMEKDYTVKINLSHTGIVEQLDLVVHPQWIKDESNETYIGFRILRSPDTPLLNEYIEHMKSLAPEAQMQNLLITTDVSFI, from the coding sequence ATGAAAAAAGAACATAGAGCGGACGAGCGTTTTGATGAGGTCGGCCGTGTGACAGCAGAAGAAATTAGTGCTTTTCCAGGAATGCTTGATGACATCAGTCTGTCAGGATGCAGGGTTCATTTTCCGGTAAATACCACTGTGGATATGGAAAAAGACTATACCGTTAAGATTAATCTTTCTCATACAGGTATTGTAGAGCAGCTTGATCTTGTGGTTCATCCTCAGTGGATAAAGGATGAATCAAACGAAACTTATATTGGTTTCAGAATACTCCGTTCTCCAGATACTCCTCTTTTGAATGAATATATAGAACACATGAAGAGTCTTGCTCCTGAAGCACAGATGCAGAATCTTCTGATTACTACAGACGTGAGTTTTATTTAA
- the thyX gene encoding FAD-dependent thymidylate synthase has product MIEVLNITEKNPLEHIGMVAGICWNSPVDNPEKNRKRAVSCINSGHGRVMEYAGAELVISGYSARCIRELYTHIIGTTRLQESTRYVNMEDFKYYVPATVESEKQKATYKECMSSIAESYSSLIESGVSKEDAANLLPLGMDTKIVLKINLRALIHFMEMRLCTRAYKEIRALSAELKKVLSEYSEEWKFIADNYFLPKCEAAGFCIEEKCCGRKPKKSDIVIISKEEYEALKSGK; this is encoded by the coding sequence ATGATTGAAGTTTTAAATATTACGGAAAAAAATCCACTTGAACATATTGGTATGGTTGCCGGAATCTGCTGGAACAGTCCGGTTGATAATCCGGAAAAAAACAGAAAGCGTGCAGTAAGCTGCATTAATTCCGGTCATGGAAGAGTAATGGAATATGCTGGTGCAGAACTTGTTATTTCAGGATATTCTGCAAGATGTATCCGTGAACTTTATACCCATATAATCGGAACGACCCGCCTTCAGGAAAGTACCCGCTACGTTAACATGGAAGACTTTAAGTATTACGTACCGGCTACAGTAGAATCTGAGAAACAGAAAGCAACATACAAAGAATGCATGTCTTCTATTGCAGAAAGTTATTCTTCACTTATAGAAAGCGGAGTATCAAAAGAAGATGCTGCAAATCTCCTTCCTCTGGGAATGGATACAAAAATCGTTTTAAAAATAAATCTTCGTGCTCTCATTCATTTTATGGAGATGAGGCTTTGTACCAGAGCATATAAAGAAATCAGGGCGCTGTCAGCTGAATTAAAAAAAGTTCTGTCTGAATATTCTGAAGAATGGAAGTTTATAGCTGATAATTATTTTCTTCCAAAATGTGAAGCAGCCGGTTTCTGTATTGAAGAAAAATGCTGCGGAAGAAAACCTAAAAAGTCTGACATAGTTATTATTTCAAAAGAAGAATACGAAGCCTTAAAATCAGGAAAATAA
- a CDS encoding RICIN domain-containing protein — protein sequence MKLSVKLLALCAGFASLVSVTACSDSFRVEGASDTVISRSALSGENGTVEVSGMSNGSLTVSYTSNPLYYARLFVSEGNGAGIVLANCDMNYSNGKYTYTLSHGTFVNGAKIYICVLINDGTEKCVPQGILASSTSWASIIYGNDSSSGGAASSDITSGGVYTIVNKGSGKSLDNDGWSKDQGTNIIQWDLGSNQSNQQWKIESTGDGYYSVSNIYSGFVLDVNDWSVNNGGNVQQYGYNRQANQQWKIEKLDDGTYRFLNRNSNLALDVSGGSLDNGANVQQWEWNGTNAQRWIVSSTGSVSSGTGSDGSGSGSSNSGYIMEGATDGNSVGGNGFSYVAYDNNFDTLVWSDEFEGNSLKSENWVYDTGAGGWGNSELETYTAGNNVKVANGVLDIEARADLTSARLKSAGKKQFQYGRIEARLKCSQGTGAWPAFWMLGNGSWPYCGEIDIMEHANYDGFVYETCHWNGNGSDTSSGYNHAWYGLTTNNNWYNNISNLDVSQWHTYSIEWTSTLIKFFVDNTQVMEIAIGSSAGPGLDAFNKPFYLLLNFAMGGQFTGIYNASAFNALPWHMYVDYVRVYQ from the coding sequence ATGAAGTTATCTGTAAAACTGCTGGCTTTATGTGCCGGCTTTGCATCACTGGTTTCAGTTACTGCATGTTCTGATTCATTCAGGGTAGAGGGAGCGTCGGACACTGTAATCAGCCGATCTGCTCTTTCTGGAGAAAATGGAACTGTAGAAGTTTCAGGTATGAGTAATGGTTCGCTGACTGTTTCTTATACTTCGAACCCCCTTTATTATGCACGGCTTTTTGTGTCGGAAGGAAACGGTGCGGGCATCGTTCTTGCAAACTGCGACATGAATTATTCTAATGGAAAATATACCTATACTCTCAGTCACGGAACTTTTGTAAACGGAGCAAAAATCTATATTTGTGTTTTAATCAATGACGGCACTGAAAAATGTGTTCCGCAGGGAATTCTTGCTTCTTCAACATCATGGGCTTCTATAATTTATGGCAATGATTCTTCTTCAGGTGGAGCTGCATCTTCAGACATAACTTCTGGTGGAGTATATACAATCGTTAACAAGGGTAGCGGAAAATCTCTTGACAATGACGGCTGGTCCAAAGATCAGGGAACAAATATTATTCAGTGGGATTTGGGCAGTAATCAGTCAAATCAGCAGTGGAAGATAGAAAGTACAGGTGACGGATATTATTCGGTTTCAAATATTTATTCGGGATTTGTTCTTGATGTAAATGACTGGTCTGTTAATAACGGTGGAAACGTTCAGCAGTACGGATATAACAGACAGGCTAATCAGCAGTGGAAAATTGAAAAACTTGATGACGGTACATACAGATTTTTAAACAGAAATTCAAATCTTGCTCTTGATGTATCAGGAGGTTCTCTTGATAATGGTGCAAATGTTCAGCAGTGGGAATGGAACGGAACTAATGCCCAGAGATGGATTGTTTCTTCTACAGGTTCAGTTTCTAGCGGAACAGGTTCCGACGGATCTGGTTCAGGTTCTTCAAATTCAGGCTACATAATGGAAGGAGCTACTGACGGAAATAGTGTCGGGGGAAATGGATTTTCTTATGTTGCCTATGATAATAATTTTGACACACTTGTATGGAGTGATGAATTTGAAGGCAATTCATTAAAAAGTGAAAACTGGGTATATGATACAGGTGCCGGCGGATGGGGTAACAGCGAACTTGAAACTTATACTGCAGGCAATAACGTAAAAGTAGCAAATGGTGTTCTTGATATAGAAGCCAGGGCAGATCTTACTTCAGCTCGTCTTAAGAGTGCCGGAAAAAAACAGTTTCAGTATGGACGCATAGAAGCACGCCTTAAGTGCAGTCAGGGAACAGGCGCATGGCCTGCATTCTGGATGCTCGGAAACGGATCCTGGCCTTACTGCGGAGAAATCGACATTATGGAACATGCAAACTACGACGGTTTTGTTTATGAGACCTGTCACTGGAATGGAAACGGTTCGGATACTTCCAGCGGATATAATCATGCCTGGTATGGACTTACAACCAATAACAACTGGTATAATAATATTTCAAACCTTGATGTAAGCCAGTGGCATACATATTCGATTGAATGGACCAGCACTCTTATAAAATTCTTCGTTGATAATACTCAGGTTATGGAAATTGCAATCGGCTCTTCTGCAGGTCCCGGACTTGATGCGTTTAACAAGCCCTTCTATCTTCTTTTGAATTTTGCAATGGGCGGACAGTTTACGGGAATTTATAACGCTTCTGCATTTAACGCACTTCCATGGCATATGTACGTTGATTACGTGCGCGTATACCAGTAA
- the leuS gene encoding leucine--tRNA ligase — translation MPYPFKNIEPKWQKYWDEHKTFKTTENADVPKEKRRYVLDMFPYPSGAGLHVGHPEGYTATDIWCRYLRMNGYNVLHPMGYDAFGLPAENYAIKTGTHPATTTNANIEHFTQQIKALGFSYDWDREIRTCTPDYYKWTQWIFLQLYKKGLAYEAETPINWCPSCLTGLANEEVKEGHCDRCGAQVTHKTIRQWILKITAYAERLIEDLDGLDWPESVKLMQKNWIGKSEGAEVNFTVADKDGKATDTTLTVYTTRCDTLFGATYMVVSPEHPMIEKLTTPEQADAVKAYREQAAKKSDLERTDLAKDKTGVFSGSYAINPVNGKLIPIWVADYVLISYGTGAIMAVPAHDTRDWEFAKKFNLPIIEVLKSEVDVQTQAWTEDGIHVNSEFLDGLNKKDAIAKMLEFLAEKGIGKKAVNYKLRDWVFSRQRYWGEPIPLVHCPDCGTVPVPEEELPLELPNVKTYQPTGTGESPLAGIDSWVNCKCPKCGKDAKRETNTMPQWAGSCWYYLRYIDPSNEKTFCDKAKESYWMPVDLYVGGAEHAVLHLLYARFWHKVLYDLGVVSTKEPFQRLINQGMITSFAFQRKSKSLVAVDAVEERDGKYYAKDDGEELERVIAKMSKSLKNVVNPDEMIQNYGADSVRMYEMFMGPLTVSKPWNTQGLIGINRFLDKVWSISEKPLTDIDITGKIEDKALAALRKTYAKTVAKVTRDTENLDFNTAISQMMIFINECSKFDSLPKAMWEGFVLMLSPYAPHLGEELWEKLGHKESNAYAKWPVFSEEFCKEDSKEIVVMINGKLRDKFSAAPGTDDETLKKMASETEGYKKFTEGKTIAKVIVVKDKLVNIVAK, via the coding sequence ATGCCTTATCCATTCAAAAACATAGAACCTAAATGGCAAAAATACTGGGATGAACACAAAACATTCAAAACAACAGAAAATGCTGATGTTCCTAAAGAAAAAAGACGTTACGTACTCGATATGTTCCCTTACCCGAGCGGAGCCGGACTTCATGTAGGTCATCCGGAAGGATATACTGCAACTGACATCTGGTGCCGCTACCTGCGCATGAACGGATATAACGTCCTTCATCCGATGGGATATGACGCATTCGGTCTTCCGGCAGAAAACTATGCCATCAAGACAGGAACTCATCCTGCGACCACAACCAATGCAAACATTGAACACTTTACACAGCAGATAAAAGCTCTTGGATTCAGCTATGACTGGGATAGGGAAATCCGTACATGTACTCCTGACTATTACAAATGGACTCAGTGGATTTTCCTTCAGCTCTATAAGAAGGGACTTGCCTATGAAGCTGAAACTCCTATCAACTGGTGTCCGAGCTGTCTTACAGGTCTCGCAAATGAAGAAGTAAAGGAAGGTCACTGCGACCGCTGCGGTGCACAGGTAACACATAAAACAATCCGCCAGTGGATTTTAAAAATCACGGCTTATGCAGAACGCCTTATTGAAGACCTTGACGGACTTGACTGGCCGGAAAGCGTTAAACTCATGCAGAAAAACTGGATCGGAAAATCAGAAGGTGCTGAAGTAAACTTTACAGTTGCAGACAAAGACGGAAAAGCTACAGACACAACCCTTACAGTTTATACAACAAGATGTGATACCCTGTTCGGTGCAACCTATATGGTTGTTTCTCCTGAACACCCGATGATTGAAAAACTCACCACACCAGAACAGGCAGATGCAGTAAAAGCTTACCGTGAGCAGGCAGCAAAAAAATCTGATCTTGAACGCACTGACCTTGCAAAAGACAAGACCGGCGTTTTCTCAGGAAGCTATGCCATCAATCCTGTAAACGGAAAACTTATTCCTATCTGGGTTGCAGACTACGTACTCATTTCTTACGGAACCGGTGCAATCATGGCGGTTCCTGCCCATGATACCCGTGACTGGGAATTTGCTAAAAAATTCAATCTTCCTATAATCGAAGTTCTTAAATCAGAAGTTGACGTTCAGACTCAGGCCTGGACGGAAGACGGCATTCACGTAAACTCAGAATTCCTTGACGGGCTTAACAAAAAAGACGCCATTGCAAAAATGCTTGAATTCCTTGCAGAAAAAGGAATCGGTAAAAAAGCAGTAAATTACAAACTCAGGGACTGGGTATTCAGCCGTCAGAGATACTGGGGTGAACCAATTCCTCTGGTACACTGTCCTGACTGTGGAACAGTTCCTGTACCGGAAGAAGAACTTCCTCTTGAACTGCCGAATGTAAAAACCTACCAGCCGACAGGAACAGGAGAATCTCCTCTTGCAGGAATTGATTCCTGGGTAAACTGCAAGTGTCCTAAATGCGGTAAGGATGCAAAGCGGGAAACCAACACAATGCCTCAGTGGGCAGGAAGCTGCTGGTATTACCTGCGTTATATTGATCCTTCAAACGAAAAAACTTTCTGTGACAAGGCAAAAGAATCTTACTGGATGCCGGTAGACCTTTATGTTGGAGGTGCAGAACATGCCGTTCTTCATCTTCTTTATGCAAGATTCTGGCACAAAGTTCTTTACGATCTTGGAGTAGTTTCTACAAAAGAACCTTTCCAGCGCCTTATCAACCAGGGAATGATTACTTCATTTGCATTCCAGAGAAAATCAAAGTCTCTTGTTGCCGTAGATGCAGTTGAAGAAAGAGACGGTAAGTATTACGCAAAGGATGACGGGGAAGAACTTGAACGGGTAATTGCAAAAATGTCCAAGTCCCTTAAAAACGTTGTCAATCCAGATGAAATGATTCAGAACTACGGGGCAGACAGCGTACGTATGTATGAAATGTTCATGGGTCCGCTTACAGTTTCTAAACCATGGAACACACAGGGACTTATCGGAATCAACCGCTTCCTTGATAAGGTATGGAGCATTTCTGAAAAGCCGCTTACGGATATTGATATAACCGGAAAAATTGAAGACAAGGCTCTTGCAGCCCTCCGCAAAACTTATGCAAAAACAGTTGCTAAAGTTACCAGAGACACAGAAAATCTTGACTTCAACACAGCTATAAGCCAGATGATGATTTTCATAAACGAATGCTCTAAATTTGATTCCCTTCCTAAGGCAATGTGGGAAGGCTTTGTACTTATGCTTTCTCCTTATGCTCCTCACCTTGGTGAAGAACTCTGGGAAAAACTTGGACACAAAGAATCAAATGCCTATGCAAAATGGCCTGTATTCAGTGAAGAATTCTGTAAGGAAGATTCTAAGGAAATCGTCGTAATGATTAACGGAAAGCTCAGGGACAAATTCTCTGCTGCTCCGGGAACAGACGATGAAACCCTTAAGAAAATGGCTTCTGAAACTGAAGGCTATAAAAAGTTTACAGAAGGCAAGACTATTGCAAAAGTAATTGTCGTTAAAGACAAACTCGTAAACATCGTAGCAAAATAA
- a CDS encoding MATE family efflux transporter: MTKLNDVFEHEFLHKLFKLALPIAFQSLMLSAVAACDAIMLGNVEQNMMSAVSLATQIQFIQNMIVFAVIGAESILGAQYFGKNDFKSLNDIFLISIRINSITCIIFFVLCEFFPENLMLIFTNEPELIKIGAGYLRIAAWSYLITGVSQCYLAMMKITDHAFETAKISAGTVILNIFLNAVFIFGLFGFEKMNVRGAALATLISRIVELVWSVGASFKKEFVAPDYRKLFTFNKVLEKDFAKCTLPLLGASLFWGTGFTSYTAFMGHLGKDAAAANSVASVVRDLVCCFCNGLASGGGILVGTQLGAGELEKGKSYGDRLLIIAFVFGFASTAIMLALTPLVLDFVRLTPEARKLLIGMMIIMAVYMIGRTVNSILINGIFDCGGDTLFDVYSLAVCMWGIAVPLAAAGTFLFNWPILLIYACTCLDEVGKIPWVLHHYRKYKWVKDLTR; encoded by the coding sequence ATGACTAAACTTAATGATGTTTTTGAACATGAATTCCTTCACAAGCTTTTTAAGCTGGCACTTCCCATTGCATTCCAGAGCCTTATGCTTTCTGCAGTAGCAGCCTGCGATGCCATCATGCTTGGCAATGTTGAACAGAACATGATGTCTGCCGTTTCTCTGGCAACACAGATTCAGTTCATCCAGAACATGATTGTATTTGCAGTAATCGGTGCTGAATCTATTTTAGGAGCCCAGTACTTCGGTAAAAATGACTTTAAATCCCTTAATGATATATTCCTTATAAGCATCAGGATAAACAGCATTACCTGCATTATATTTTTCGTTCTGTGTGAATTCTTTCCGGAAAACCTTATGCTCATTTTTACGAATGAACCTGAACTTATTAAAATCGGAGCGGGCTACCTCAGGATTGCAGCCTGGTCTTACCTTATTACGGGAGTATCCCAGTGCTATCTTGCAATGATGAAAATTACGGACCATGCTTTTGAAACTGCAAAGATAAGTGCAGGAACCGTAATACTCAATATTTTTCTCAATGCCGTATTCATCTTCGGACTTTTTGGATTTGAAAAAATGAATGTAAGGGGAGCCGCCCTTGCAACTTTGATTTCAAGAATTGTTGAACTTGTATGGAGCGTTGGAGCTTCCTTTAAGAAAGAATTCGTCGCACCGGATTACAGAAAACTGTTTACATTCAATAAAGTGCTGGAAAAAGATTTTGCAAAATGCACCCTGCCCCTTTTAGGAGCATCATTGTTCTGGGGAACCGGTTTTACTTCCTATACAGCCTTCATGGGCCACTTAGGAAAGGACGCAGCAGCAGCCAATTCTGTAGCCAGTGTCGTCCGTGATCTTGTATGCTGTTTCTGTAACGGACTTGCTTCCGGAGGAGGAATTCTTGTGGGAACACAGCTGGGGGCTGGAGAACTTGAAAAAGGAAAATCTTACGGAGACAGACTGCTGATAATAGCATTTGTTTTTGGATTTGCTTCTACGGCAATAATGCTTGCCCTTACCCCTCTTGTTCTTGATTTTGTAAGGCTTACCCCTGAAGCAAGAAAACTTCTTATAGGAATGATGATCATCATGGCGGTATACATGATCGGAAGGACAGTCAATTCTATTCTCATCAACGGAATCTTTGACTGCGGAGGAGATACGCTCTTTGACGTATATTCCCTTGCAGTATGCATGTGGGGAATTGCAGTACCTCTTGCAGCAGCCGGAACCTTCCTGTTCAACTGGCCCATACTTTTAATTTATGCCTGCACCTGTCTTGATGAAGTAGGAAAAATTCCATGGGTCCTTCATCATTACAGAAAATATAAATGGGTAAAAGATTTGACGCGATAA
- a CDS encoding LamG domain-containing protein: MKLKSIVVLSAAVVMAGLPVFAKSKTVKKFAVNSEKSLEVFLTFDEETESYTAKGNPVTGDGFEGKGLVFDGSDDYLELDKKILEGDGLTFSVNIKPESWAYWERIFDFGNGSDCDVWLGLDQATKALRLAAGSATVLAPLPETGKWTTVTVTFGEKNAAIYIDGKLSQKLSKGVSPKKVLATVKGIYVGKSNWNDPMYKGIMDNIFVVSRILSAEEVQAVAAGFINTDSAGYQK, from the coding sequence ATGAAATTAAAATCAATTGTTGTTTTGTCTGCAGCTGTTGTAATGGCAGGACTTCCTGTTTTTGCAAAAAGTAAGACTGTAAAAAAGTTTGCAGTTAATTCAGAAAAATCTCTGGAAGTATTCCTGACTTTTGATGAAGAAACTGAATCTTATACTGCAAAAGGCAATCCTGTTACAGGCGATGGTTTTGAAGGTAAAGGCCTTGTTTTTGACGGCAGTGATGATTACCTTGAGCTGGATAAAAAAATCCTTGAGGGAGACGGGCTTACTTTTTCTGTAAATATTAAGCCGGAAAGCTGGGCGTACTGGGAACGCATATTTGACTTTGGAAACGGTTCAGACTGTGATGTATGGCTTGGCCTTGATCAGGCAACAAAAGCCCTCCGTCTTGCAGCAGGCAGTGCAACCGTACTTGCTCCTCTTCCGGAAACAGGAAAATGGACGACTGTAACGGTAACCTTCGGAGAAAAAAATGCGGCCATTTATATTGACGGCAAACTTTCTCAGAAACTTTCCAAAGGTGTCAGCCCTAAAAAAGTTCTTGCAACCGTTAAGGGAATCTATGTAGGAAAATCAAACTGGAATGATCCTATGTACAAGGGAATCATGGATAATATTTTTGTTGTCTCAAGGATTCTTTCTGCTGAGGAAGTTCAGGCTGTTGCAGCCGGATTCATTAACACAGATTCTGCAGGTTATCAGAAATAA
- a CDS encoding alpha/beta hydrolase fold domain-containing protein yields the protein MDSSNNRKAAIKKLRSLIISPKGEVEKFRAKIEDTFSSVFLPNNVECSRRDYGGVMCDMLIPEMYTSGKVMIYIHGGSFVGGSSASYRSFAATLANASNCRVLVPDFRLPPAYSFPSGIEDLQSVFRSFFIQEEIECSLKNKKSDLNLTVAADSSGASLAFGVLQGLPEKSFSRISTILLFSPWLDFSPDSYVFNRHAKDEVLNAEELRRAIEFYTYESNYSNPQISPLKMERDFISKFPPVYIQCGSRELFLEQTKAFEDMLERCGVECTLDVVDDMMFMFQLADEYLKESHLAVNRIGEYLSQKSESESERKERELILKRNNVMD from the coding sequence ATGGATTCCTCTAATAACAGAAAGGCAGCTATAAAGAAATTACGTTCTCTTATTATCAGCCCGAAGGGTGAAGTAGAAAAATTCCGCGCTAAAATAGAAGATACATTTTCTTCCGTATTTCTTCCTAATAACGTAGAGTGTTCCAGACGGGATTACGGCGGTGTCATGTGTGACATGCTTATTCCTGAAATGTATACTTCCGGAAAAGTCATGATATACATTCATGGCGGAAGTTTTGTAGGCGGTTCTTCCGCATCATACAGATCCTTTGCGGCAACTCTTGCCAATGCCTCTAACTGCCGGGTTCTTGTTCCGGATTTCAGGCTTCCTCCTGCATATTCCTTTCCTTCCGGAATTGAAGATCTTCAGAGTGTATTCAGAAGTTTTTTCATTCAGGAAGAAATAGAATGCAGCCTTAAAAATAAAAAAAGTGACCTTAACCTTACAGTAGCAGCAGATTCCAGCGGTGCAAGCCTTGCTTTCGGTGTACTGCAGGGATTACCGGAAAAGAGTTTCAGCAGGATTTCTACCATTCTGCTCTTTTCTCCGTGGCTGGATTTTTCTCCTGACAGTTATGTTTTTAACCGTCATGCAAAAGACGAGGTTCTTAATGCAGAAGAACTTCGCCGTGCCATAGAATTCTATACTTACGAATCTAATTATTCCAACCCGCAGATTTCGCCTTTAAAAATGGAAAGGGATTTTATTTCAAAGTTTCCTCCTGTTTACATTCAGTGCGGCTCAAGGGAGCTTTTCCTTGAACAGACAAAAGCCTTTGAAGACATGCTGGAACGATGCGGAGTTGAATGTACTCTTGATGTAGTTGACGACATGATGTTTATGTTTCAGCTTGCGGATGAATATCTTAAAGAGTCTCATCTTGCAGTAAACAGAATAGGAGAATATCTTTCTCAAAAATCAGAGAGTGAATCTGAGCGTAAAGAAAGAGAGCTCATCCTTAAAAGAAATAATGTAATGGACTGA
- the metA gene encoding homoserine O-acetyltransferase MetA, which produces MPIKIDADLPAREILTKENIFVMTEDRAKQQQIRPLKIAIVNLMPTKEVTETQLLRMLSNTPLQIDISLVQMKGHTSKNTSKTHLDRFYISSDKLKNKKYDGLIVTGAPVEQLPYEQVDYWNELCGIMDWAKKNVFCTLYICWGAMAGLYHLYGIDKHEVKEKFSGIYYSKLLNSKDPLMRGFDDYFPVPTSRYTYISTDEVKKCRDLVLLANSADTGMTIAKSKDGRSIFMTGHLEYDTETLATEYKRDIKKGLKINPPQNYFTDNDPSKPVYSTWRSTAHLFYSNWLNYYVYQETPYRLKEITN; this is translated from the coding sequence ATGCCAATTAAAATTGATGCGGATTTACCGGCAAGAGAAATCCTTACTAAAGAAAACATTTTCGTAATGACGGAAGACCGCGCTAAACAGCAGCAGATCCGTCCTCTTAAAATTGCCATCGTCAACCTCATGCCTACAAAGGAAGTTACGGAAACACAGCTTCTCCGCATGCTTTCAAATACTCCTCTGCAGATTGACATCTCTCTGGTTCAGATGAAGGGACATACTTCTAAAAATACTTCAAAGACCCATCTGGACAGATTCTATATTTCCTCAGACAAGCTCAAAAACAAAAAGTATGACGGCCTTATTGTAACGGGAGCCCCTGTAGAACAGCTTCCTTACGAACAGGTGGACTACTGGAATGAACTCTGCGGAATAATGGACTGGGCTAAGAAAAACGTATTCTGTACCCTCTATATCTGCTGGGGTGCAATGGCAGGACTTTATCATCTTTATGGAATCGACAAGCACGAAGTAAAAGAAAAGTTTTCCGGAATCTACTATTCAAAACTCCTCAACAGCAAGGATCCTCTCATGAGGGGATTTGACGATTACTTTCCGGTACCTACTTCCCGCTATACTTACATCAGTACCGATGAAGTAAAAAAATGCAGGGATCTTGTTCTTCTTGCAAACTCTGCCGACACGGGAATGACTATTGCAAAATCAAAAGACGGCCGCTCCATTTTCATGACAGGTCATCTTGAATATGACACGGAAACCCTTGCTACTGAATACAAGCGGGATATAAAGAAGGGCCTTAAGATAAATCCACCGCAAAACTATTTTACGGACAACGACCCGTCAAAACCGGTATATTCTACCTGGAGAAGTACGGCTCACCTTTTCTACTCAAACTGGCTTAACTATTACGTTTATCAGGAAACGCCTTACAGACTGAAAGAAATCACAAACTAA